One Streptomyces sp. NBC_01217 genomic region harbors:
- a CDS encoding DUF402 domain-containing protein, whose product MSASSVEVTLVKAGRTKISYPATVVRDDGVRLTVTAPWAAPGVRDFGFVRFEPGDVFTEHYWRDRWFAVKEVHTGAGELKGWYCDITRPAVLRDGGLLVEDLDLDLWVSADGSSVLRLDEDEFEESGLAARDPAAAGAALRALDELELLARAEGLASLLA is encoded by the coding sequence ATGTCCGCGAGCTCGGTTGAGGTCACCCTGGTCAAGGCAGGCCGGACGAAGATCAGCTACCCGGCGACGGTGGTACGCGACGACGGCGTCCGGCTGACGGTGACGGCCCCGTGGGCCGCTCCGGGCGTGCGTGACTTCGGCTTCGTACGGTTCGAGCCCGGCGATGTGTTCACCGAGCACTACTGGCGCGACCGCTGGTTCGCCGTCAAGGAGGTCCATACCGGCGCGGGCGAGCTCAAGGGCTGGTACTGCGACATCACCCGTCCCGCCGTGCTGCGGGACGGCGGGCTTCTGGTCGAGGACCTGGATCTCGATCTGTGGGTGTCGGCGGACGGCTCGTCCGTACTCCGGCTGGACGAGGACGAGTTCGAGGAGAGCGGTCTCGCCGCACGCGATCCGGCGGCGGCCGGGGCGGCCCTGCGGGCGCTGGACGAGCTGGAGCTCCTGGCCCGCGCGGAGGGCCTGGCGTCGCTGCTGGCCTGA